Within the Pseudomonas mendocina genome, the region CAAGGACGCCAATGCCCTGATCAGAGATCTGCAGGTGGAAGGACTGCCGCCACCGCCGAGCTGGTTGGCCAGCATTCCGTTGGTGGGCGATCGCCTGGTGGAGCTGTGGCGCACCATCGACCAGCAGGGCGCCGCCTTCTTCGATACCTTGCGTCCTTACCTCGGGCAGGTTGGCAACTGGCTGGTGGCTCGCAGCGCGAAGATCGGTGCGGGCATGGTCGAACTGGCCCTGAGCCTGGTGCTGGTGTTCTTCTTCTATCGTGACGGACCGCGCCTGGCGGTGTTCGTGCACAGCCTGCTGGAGCGGCTGATCGGCGAACGTGCCGATCATTATCTGGAGCTGGTTGCCGGCACCGTGCAGCGTGTGGTCAACGGTGTGATCGGTACCGCCGCAGCGCAAGCCGTGCTGGCTTACATCGGCTTCGTCATCGCCGGCGTGCCGGGCGCGCTGGTGCTAGGTCTGCTGACCTTCGCCTTCAGCTTCATCATGATTCCGCCGCTGATCTGGGGGCCGGCCGTGGCCTGGCTGGTGTGGCAGGGGGAGATCGGCATGGCGATCTTCCTGGGTGTCTGGGGCTTCTTCATCATCAGCGGGGTGGACAACATCCTCAAACCCTACCTGATCAGCCGTGGCGGCAACCTGCCGCTGGTGGTGGTGCTGCTCGGCGTGTTCGGTGGCATCCTGGCGTTCGGCTTCATGGGCCTGTTCCTGGGGCCGACCTTGCTGGCAGTGGCCTACAGCCTGCTCAGCGACTGGGTGGCAAACAAGACGCCACCGGTCGAAACAGTGCTGGACAAGCCACTGCCGGGCGAGGAGCCACGCGGCTGATCAGCCGCGTTCGCGTTCGTACTTATCGAGGGTGTCGCGAGCGATCTGCCGGCCCAGCATGATCAGCTCCGGCGCCTTGTAGAACTCGAAGAAGCGGCAGGCGCGCTTGGGCACGTTGATCAGAACGTCTGGCGGATAACCGGCGATCTTGTACTGCGCCAATGAGGTCTGCATTACCTCGAAGCTCTGGTTGACCAGCTCCAGCAACGACGCCGGCCCGCTGAATTCGGCAACCCGTGAGCCGCTGGCGGACTTCGGCGCCGCTTCCTCCTGATCGTCCTTGCGGCTGGGCGCTGCAGCCGGGCTGACGTCATCGGCGAGTCGTTGCTCCTCGGCAAGCAGCAGGGCCTCGTCTTCGCTCTTGCGGCGAAAACTTGGTAAACGTGAGCCGAGCGACGTCATCAACTGATCGATGCGGCCTTTGAGGGCGGCGGGGCGCTCGATCACCGGCAGCTGGTAGTGGTTCTGGTTGGTGGCGTTGAGGTTCACCGCGATGATCAGGTCGCAGTGGCTGGAGACCACCGGTACGATCGGCAGCGGGTTGAGCAGGCCACCATCGACCAACATGCGCTTGCCCTGAATGACCGGCGTGAACAGGCTGGGAATCGCCGCCGAGGCGCGCATCGCCTGGTGCAGGCAGCCCTCCTGAAACCAGATTTCCTGCTGGTTGGTCAGGTCAGTGGCGACTGCAGTGAAGGGGATG harbors:
- a CDS encoding AI-2E family transporter, with amino-acid sequence MATNDRLLVQILLLGLLAASLWVLAPFWSALFWAAVLAFASWPLMRLLTQLLNGRMSLAAGILTGVWVIMVAVPLVWLGFNLADHIKDANALIRDLQVEGLPPPPSWLASIPLVGDRLVELWRTIDQQGAAFFDTLRPYLGQVGNWLVARSAKIGAGMVELALSLVLVFFFYRDGPRLAVFVHSLLERLIGERADHYLELVAGTVQRVVNGVIGTAAAQAVLAYIGFVIAGVPGALVLGLLTFAFSFIMIPPLIWGPAVAWLVWQGEIGMAIFLGVWGFFIISGVDNILKPYLISRGGNLPLVVVLLGVFGGILAFGFMGLFLGPTLLAVAYSLLSDWVANKTPPVETVLDKPLPGEEPRG
- a CDS encoding patatin-like phospholipase family protein; its protein translation is MSKKVALVLGSGGARGYAHIGVIEELQARGYEIGCIAGCSMGAVVGGIFAAGKLREYREWTESLDYLDVLRLLDVSFRLGAIRGERVFGRIQEIVGDVDIENLDIPFTAVATDLTNQQEIWFQEGCLHQAMRASAAIPSLFTPVIQGKRMLVDGGLLNPLPIVPVVSSHCDLIIAVNLNATNQNHYQLPVIERPAALKGRIDQLMTSLGSRLPSFRRKSEDEALLLAEEQRLADDVSPAAAPSRKDDQEEAAPKSASGSRVAEFSGPASLLELVNQSFEVMQTSLAQYKIAGYPPDVLINVPKRACRFFEFYKAPELIMLGRQIARDTLDKYERERG